One Rhodoligotrophos appendicifer genomic window, CAAATTGGCTAAGGATCTACCGGGAACAGTTCGTCAAGACACTTAAATCCTACCCAAACATCCGCATCGAGCTCGGTACCCTCCTGAAGTCGGTGCAGCCTGGGCGTGTCACGATGACGAGGAATGGCAGCGAACTGGTCTGGGACGCGGGGCATCTGCTCCTCGCAGTTGGCCGCGTCCCCGAAAGCCGACTCGCTGATGAGTTGAAGGCCAAAGGAATAGCGTCTGTCGTCGTCGGCGATGCTCGCGATGTCCGCCGGATCGGCGACGCTGTCCACGAGGCCTACGCAGCAGTCACGGAACATACGCGAAGCGTGGCACCGCATGGGGACACGCTGCATCAGATCGTCTTCTGATGCAGATGGTTAAAGGGGAGAGGAAATCCAAAGAGCCCCTTTAGCCGTTCAACTCGAGTCGATATGCGTTAATTGCCGTGTCGCGGAACAGTGCCGACTTCTCCGCCGGGCTGTAGCGCGTTGCGATCTTCTTGAAAGCGTTCCACAGGATTCCATACGAGATCGACACCCCGTCTACTGGGAAATTGCTTTCAAACATGCAGCGCTCGCAACCGAACAGGTCGATGGCAGTGTCGAACCAGCGCTGATAGTGGGCGGCATACTCGTCCGAGCTCAGTGGCCTAGTGCGTTTGTGCCAGCCGAAGCCGGATACAGACATTGCCATGCCGCCAAGCTTGAGGAATACGTTCGAACATTTCGAAAGTTCTGCGAGATTCCTCGCCCATTCATCGAAGAATTCATCGTGTCGGCCTTTATACGGGCCGATACCGATAATGCCGCCCATATGGTCGCATACGATCTTAGCCTCGGGTACCGCACGAGCCAGTTTTACGACTTCCGGAAGCTGGGGAAAGAAGCAATAGGAGTCGAATGTCAGATTGCGCGCAGCGATGCCGCGCAATCCCCGGCGAAATGCCGGATCGCACAGTAAGCCGGCCGGCGGGCTGGTATGACCGTTTTTTACTGAGGGATCAGGATCCCAGGCGGACGAGTTGCGGATGCCCTTCAGAGAGCCCTGCGAGGCCTCGACGAGAGAGTCCAACTCTTCCTCAAGGTTTGCCTTGCGAAGGTCGGCATAGCCGACCACGCCGATCGCGGTTCTCCAGGCACGCCCGCGTTGCAGGGCCAGCAGCTCTGCGCTCTGCTCCGCAGCGAAACGCATCTCTCCCTCGGCGCCCCCATGGGCGAAAAAATCGGCATTTGCCTCGACATGAATAGCTCCGACGACACGATGCCCCTGGTCGAGTTCGGCGAGAAAATTTGCAGCAAGATAATCGTGCCCACGACCGGTAAAAAAATGGAAGTGGGGATCAACAATGGGCAGATCCCGCTCGATCGCTTCCTCAACCACCTGTTTCAGCCAGACGTCCCGGTCGTCTGAAATGCCGACATCATTCACGATCCCCTCCCACTTTTTTCGACCGCATGACCGTCACCACCATCTCTCGGCAGGCTAAGGGATGCCATAACCGGTTCGGCCAAAACAAATCGCGGCATCGACCAATGACTACTTCACTTAACCTGCAGTCCCATGTGCAACCTTTACTCCCAGACCAAGGGCCAGCAGGCCATCATCGAGTTCACCCGGGCCATGGTGGATCGGACCGGCAACCTGCCTCCGCTGCCAGGCATCTTCCCTGACTACTCGGCGCCGATCGTCCGCAATTCCATGGGAGGGCGCGAGCTGGTGATGGCACGCTGGGGCATGCCGTCGTCGCAGAAGGCGCTCTTGGATGCCACCCAGAAGCGGGCCGCAAAGCTGGAAGCCAAAGGCAAGGCGGTCGATTTCAGAGAGCTGATGCGCATGGAGCCAGACAGGGGCACCACAAACATCCGCAATGTCCGAAGCCAGCATTGGAAGCGATGGCTTGGACCGGAGAACCGTTGCCTGGTCCCGTTCACCAGCTTCTCGGAATTCAATGCCGCGGCCGGTGGCGATATCTGGTTTGCGTTCGACGAGAGCAGGCCTCTGGCATGCTTCGCCGGGTTGTGGACAAGCTGGACCTGTGTCCGCAAGGTCCGAGAGGGCGAAGTGACTTGCGACCTCTATGGCTTCTTGACGACAGAGCCCAATGCCGAAGTGGATCTGATCCACCCCAAGGCCATGCCAGTCATCCTGACGACCCAGGAAGAGATAGACGTCTGGATGCTGGGGGAGTGGGCAGAGGCATCCGGATTGCAACGCCCGCTGCCGGATGGGTCGCTGCGGATTGTCGCTCGGGGGCAGAAGAAAGACGGTGGGGTTGATGCCGTGTTGGGAGGCCCTCTCGTCTGAAGGCGGCTAAAGCCCCTGGTCAAAGAGCAAGATAACGCTCTCGACCAGGTCAGATTTAGGGTGCCTTTGAGCTAAACAGCAGCATTCTCACTCTATCTCGAACGTGCACCATGCCTCAAAACAGATGTCGTTCGCCAGGCGTTGGACACCAATTGCGGCTCGGCCCCCACGTCCTTTTTCCTCGCCCAGGATTTCCACCAAAAGGTCGGTCATTCCGTCAGCTACTTTGTGAACCTGGGTGAAGTCGGGCGCACAAGGAATATAGATTACGCTGCGGACAAGAGACTTTATCCCAGAGAGCGGGCCAATCGCCTGCTTGACGCCAGCGAGCACATTGAGCGCGGTCAGTCTTCCCGCCTCATAGCCCTCCGGGATCGTTACCGGCTCACCCAGCCTTCCAGGGTGAATGATCTTGCCTTCCCAAATCGGTACGTGGGCAGACAAGAACAGCACTTTTCCCGCTAGGTGAAAGGCTTTCATTTTGCCGTATTCATCGCCGTAATAGCCAATCTTCTCGAAGTCTTGAAGTGTGAGCCCCATGGATTTGATTTTTTCTTCGGGCGTCATTTTTCCTCCGGATCAATACCCCGGCTCGGGCCGCTGAGGATTCAGTTAACTACCCCCGATTCCGCCATTAGCTCACTCTGACAGGGTTTCGTCAAACTTGCGGCTGTGGATGGGCATGACCATGGATGGCGCACGTGCCACTTTATTTCCGAGAAGGGGGATTATCGGAACCAACTTTCATCCAGCGTCTAGCTCATCTCGATTGTTTCCCACCTCGGCGATCAGCTTCTGGGTTTATTCATTGATTAGGGTGTGCTTTTCAGCGAAGTATCGGACCTAGTTGGCTTCTTCACCAGCCACCCTGCTACGGTCCTGCTGTCCTCGCTTGTTCTTGTCGTCAGCCATGCAACCTTCTCCTGTTAATTCTGCCTCACGTTCCAAAGGCAGAATTCCACAGGGGGGGGTCCAGGGGCAGATAAAGATGGCAGGACGCTATTCTTTTAAGTGTAAAACTATTCTGCGACGATGCTAGTGAGAGCACGTGTACAACTTACTCGTTTCCTCGAATGACGGCTCCTGGAATGGAGAGCCATGGCTGGTAGAGCGAAGTCGCTGCGTTCGCGAATACACGAGCTATGCGATGCAGGACTCCTACGGTGCGTTGGGTCCTGCGGAGATTGACAAGCTCCGGCGTTTCCCCTGCATCTTTGCGTACGAGGCCTTCAACAAGCTCGATCCGCGCTTTGGTCTGATCCGAGACGTCACAGTCCGGCAAGATGAAGTTCGGGTCGACTACGAGTTACATGAACTGGACACGTTCCTCACTGCTAAGCAACTTGAGGACATGATGTTCGAATTGGAGATCAGCAAGTGGGAGCTGAATCGCACACGTTGGGCGGTAAAAGACGTGGACCTTCCCGCGGAATTGAATCGCAAGTGCATCGCCTTACCGCGCTGCAGCACGTGCCGGGCCAAGGATCAACCTCAGGGACCATCAGTTCGACGTCGCACTCTCTTTCCCTGGCGAGGCGCGAGCTTATGTTGAGCAGGTTGCAAAGCACTTAGAACGGCTGCTAGGTCCGGATCGATATTTCTATGATCGGAACTATACCGCGCAGCTTGCGCGCCCCTCTCTTGATACGTTTCTCCAGGCCATCTACCGCGAACGGTCCCGGATGGTCGTGGTGTTCGCTGGTGGCGACTATCAACTCAAGGATTGGTGTGGCGTCGAGTTCAGAGCGGTGAGGGAGATCATCAACGCGCGGGAGCACGACCGCATCATGTTTGTGCGGATGGACGACGGTGAAGTCGAAGGTATCTTCGGGCACGACGGGTACGCCGACTCCCGTCACCACGACGCGGCAGAGATTGCCAGCTTCATAGTGGAACGTGTTCATCTTCTGATAGCCTAACGGCAAACTGATCGGTTCCATTCCGTCGCCAGTGGGCCTCGCGAGAAATCGTCGTGCTCGATTGCAAGCACTCACTCGCGTTGAAGGTCATTTCTGCTTTTTCCTCAACCGCACACCAGGTCCTTCTCGACCACTTCAATGAATATCGCACCAGTGGCCTCAAGGGAGAACGACCGCCAAATACGGCGTGTGCGGCTTGTCGTTCGGCCCTAACAGGTCCGGAACCTTGTTCCTGACAGGCTTCATGCTCTTCAGATAGGCGGCCAATGCCCTCGCATCTGAATCGATCAGCTTGCTGTAAGAATGATACGGCATGACAGGAGCCAGGATGCGACCGTCAGGACGATGACCCGTTCTCACCGCAGCAATGATTTCGCTCTCGCTCCACCGGCCAAGTCCTGTTTCATCATCCGGCGTGAGATTCGGTGGATAGAAGGTTCCTAAGCCCGGGATGTTAAAGCCGACGTCGGCTCCGCTGAGTGCCTTGGTCATGTCGGGCTTTCCCAGGAGGGCTCCCGGTGTATGACAGCCCGTGCAGTCCATGATTGCGGCGAGATATTTGCCCCTGCTCGCCGCATCCTCTGCAATTGCCGTTGTGCTGGCGGCGAGCAGGCCGCCGACGACAGTCATCCATGATACTTTTTTCATGGGTCTTCCTCCTTAGAGGCTGCCCATTAGACCTAGCAACTTGAATGCAAGATGAACGGTAGATGCTTAAAGTCTCCAAGTATTCGCCGTCGCGGTAACGAAGCTAGTCTTCATCCTCACCCCAGGGCAGCTCCGTTCGTGAACTCGACGCCATCTATCTACAACCGGCCTCATATATCATCTTCACCGACAACGCCGCCTTCGCCTTCCAGTCTATTGACGGCACTTACATCTCTGCCGTTATACTTAAGCCGTACGCCTGGTCCTCCGCCATTCTCCTCTATGAAAACGACGCCAGCGGCTTCGAGAGCTCTCTGAATCTCAAGTAAGGTCCGATGAACAATGGACGCCTTGCTTCCAATGCCGAGGGATTCTGGTGCAGAGATCTCGCCATTCGAGACCGCCGACGAGCCCACTCAGCACTACAGGGCTCGTGAGAAGGCGGAGAACACCCTTCGTAGCTATCGCAGCGACGCAAGGGTGTTCGATGCCTGGTGCTCTGCTCGTTCCGTGGCCAGTCTTCCCGCGACACCAGAGAAGGTGGCAGCCTTCCTTGCCTCGCAAGCTGACGCGGGCCTATCCGCTTCAACAATTGACCGCCGCGCCGCGGCTATCCGGTTTGCCCACAAACGTATTGGCCACCTCAACCCCGTCGATGCAGAAATTGTCCGATCGACCATGCGTGGAATTCATCGTGTCATCGGAACGGCGAAGGTCGGGAAGGCACCGGCGACCAGCGATGTTGTTGCAGCGATGCTCAATGTCTGCGGCAGCGACATTCGTGGTGTTCGCAATCGAGCACTGCTTCTCACCGGTTTCGCCGCTGCATTGAGGCGCAGCGAGTTAGTGGCGATCGATGTCGAGCATCTCACGGAGATGGCTGAGGGCTACCGCATTCTCATTCCGCGATCCAAAGGCGACCAAGAGGGAAAAAGGCGTCGAAGTGGCGATCCCACAAGGATCATTACTGAAGCCTGCTGCAGCGTTGAAGAACTGGTTGCTGCTCGCCGGCATCAAAGAAGGGCCGGTATTCCGCCCAGTAGCCAAAGGCGGGCTTGTAGCCGCCGAGCGACTAACTGACCGCAGTGTCGCGTTAGTGATCAAAGAGCTCGTGAAGAAGGCTGGCTTTGACCCAGCTTTGTTTGCAGGACATTCGCTGCGGGCCGGATTTGTCACCGCAGCTCTACAAGCTGGCGCCGACCTGTTTGCCGTAATGGCTGTCAGCAGGCACGTAGATGCGCGAACACTCAAGACCTATGATCGCCGGAACAAAATGTTTCGGGATCATGCCGGAAATGGCTTTTTATAATCAATCACGGTATCAATTGGCCGTTGTGATCTTCCGTGATGAAGTTGGTTCTCAGAGTCAAAAGCAATCCCTTTAGCTAAAGCCTCTTTGCACTGGGGGGGAGCCATGAGTGATATTGGTGATTTTGACTGGCCCAGGCGGCCAATGATGTCTCCACTTGGAGGATTCTTGATCCAGAGTAGAGGCGGTCAAACAGGAGATTTCGAAGTCGTTATTCCTTGGCCAGGTGGTGGATTAGCACACTTCTTCCGGGACAATGACAATAATGGCGCATGGAACGGTCCCGGCTTATTCGGCACAGGAACGTACACTGGTGCGACCCTTATTGAATCAGATTTTCGGCTTGATCCAGAAAAGCGCCTGGGAAGTTGGGAGGTACTGGCGTCAAGAGCAGACGGTGTGGTTGAAGCTTATTGGCGGGATAACCTCAATTATCTGTGGCATGGTCCGTCACCCATCGTCTCAAGATCAGGTCAAGCATTTGCCGGGGTAGGTGGAGTGCCTAGCATGGCCTATTCCGGAGCATTCTTTAGGGCTTCGGGTACTGGCCACAACTTCAGCAACTTCCTTGTGGTGGCCCCAGATCTCTTCGGAGGT contains:
- a CDS encoding amidohydrolase family protein: MNDVGISDDRDVWLKQVVEEAIERDLPIVDPHFHFFTGRGHDYLAANFLAELDQGHRVVGAIHVEANADFFAHGGAEGEMRFAAEQSAELLALQRGRAWRTAIGVVGYADLRKANLEEELDSLVEASQGSLKGIRNSSAWDPDPSVKNGHTSPPAGLLCDPAFRRGLRGIAARNLTFDSYCFFPQLPEVVKLARAVPEAKIVCDHMGGIIGIGPYKGRHDEFFDEWARNLAELSKCSNVFLKLGGMAMSVSGFGWHKRTRPLSSDEYAAHYQRWFDTAIDLFGCERCMFESNFPVDGVSISYGILWNAFKKIATRYSPAEKSALFRDTAINAYRLELNG
- a CDS encoding SOS response-associated peptidase, giving the protein MCNLYSQTKGQQAIIEFTRAMVDRTGNLPPLPGIFPDYSAPIVRNSMGGRELVMARWGMPSSQKALLDATQKRAAKLEAKGKAVDFRELMRMEPDRGTTNIRNVRSQHWKRWLGPENRCLVPFTSFSEFNAAAGGDIWFAFDESRPLACFAGLWTSWTCVRKVREGEVTCDLYGFLTTEPNAEVDLIHPKAMPVILTTQEEIDVWMLGEWAEASGLQRPLPDGSLRIVARGQKKDGGVDAVLGGPLV
- a CDS encoding RidA family protein, whose product is MTPEEKIKSMGLTLQDFEKIGYYGDEYGKMKAFHLAGKVLFLSAHVPIWEGKIIHPGRLGEPVTIPEGYEAGRLTALNVLAGVKQAIGPLSGIKSLVRSVIYIPCAPDFTQVHKVADGMTDLLVEILGEEKGRGGRAAIGVQRLANDICFEAWCTFEIE
- a CDS encoding TIR domain-containing protein — protein: MNLRDHQFDVALSFPGEARAYVEQVAKHLERLLGPDRYFYDRNYTAQLARPSLDTFLQAIYRERSRMVVVFAGGDYQLKDWCGVEFRAVREIINAREHDRIMFVRMDDGEVEGIFGHDGYADSRHHDAAEIASFIVERVHLLIA
- a CDS encoding c-type cytochrome, with translation MKKVSWMTVVGGLLAASTTAIAEDAASRGKYLAAIMDCTGCHTPGALLGKPDMTKALSGADVGFNIPGLGTFYPPNLTPDDETGLGRWSESEIIAAVRTGHRPDGRILAPVMPYHSYSKLIDSDARALAAYLKSMKPVRNKVPDLLGPNDKPHTPYLAVVLP
- a CDS encoding tyrosine-type recombinase/integrase — translated: MSSISRRWLRATAFSFRDPKATKREKGVEVAIPQGSLLKPAAALKNWLLLAGIKEGPVFRPVAKGGLVAAERLTDRSVALVIKELVKKAGFDPALFAGHSLRAGFVTAALQAGADLFAVMAVSRHVDARTLKTYDRRNKMFRDHAGNGFL